One part of the Pelagibacterium nitratireducens genome encodes these proteins:
- a CDS encoding phosphoribosyltransferase-like protein, which yields MNEDLGLRILSEIMQWSDDEARKEFRWLRLMARLKYDGYRDFQAGMRFIESLATWLQQFSTADQRKTAYEFARNAIVYVGPSEMQRLVEQMYPKFVRDRLVRMVANEKGIPPYRVYADADARAAVERLRRQTLFMGLSDGARIDGLRHSNVGVLNNEQMVVSTQLDTEKWQDLLSQLGEAIGDPDARFRLVYLIDDFMGSGSSFLRYNEEKKKWSGKLKKFKESIVHAQAQLSDQKIFSDDWQLCIHHYIGTDAASRTAIEREQEARSSFQTEGWASEVHFSFGTILPENLPINAPGNDFGDFIELTNIYYDPAIRTKHTDVGGVTHLGLGYAGCALPLVLDHNTPNNSVGLLWAETEGGEREGGATAPPMSPLFRRRQRHV from the coding sequence ATGAACGAAGACCTCGGCCTTCGGATCCTCAGCGAAATCATGCAGTGGAGTGACGACGAGGCTCGAAAGGAATTTCGTTGGCTGCGCTTGATGGCCCGCTTGAAATACGACGGTTATCGCGACTTCCAAGCCGGAATGCGTTTTATCGAGAGCCTTGCCACCTGGCTGCAACAATTTTCCACTGCGGACCAGCGAAAGACGGCCTATGAATTTGCCCGAAATGCAATCGTCTACGTTGGCCCGAGCGAGATGCAAAGGCTTGTCGAGCAGATGTATCCGAAGTTCGTTCGAGACCGCCTGGTTCGTATGGTCGCCAATGAAAAAGGGATTCCACCTTACAGGGTTTATGCCGACGCGGATGCGAGGGCTGCGGTCGAGCGACTGCGACGCCAAACGCTGTTCATGGGTCTAAGCGACGGGGCTCGCATCGACGGATTGAGACACAGCAATGTTGGGGTGCTGAACAACGAGCAAATGGTCGTCTCGACTCAGCTCGACACTGAGAAATGGCAAGACCTACTCAGCCAATTGGGAGAGGCCATTGGCGATCCAGATGCGAGGTTTCGGCTTGTCTATCTGATCGACGATTTCATGGGCAGCGGATCTTCGTTCCTTCGGTACAATGAAGAGAAGAAGAAGTGGTCAGGGAAACTGAAAAAATTCAAAGAATCGATCGTTCATGCCCAGGCTCAGCTTTCAGACCAGAAGATTTTTTCCGACGATTGGCAGCTCTGCATCCATCATTATATAGGTACGGATGCAGCGTCTCGAACGGCAATAGAACGCGAACAAGAAGCGCGATCGTCGTTTCAGACCGAAGGCTGGGCATCGGAAGTTCATTTCTCGTTCGGAACGATCCTACCCGAAAACCTGCCGATAAATGCGCCGGGAAACGATTTCGGTGACTTCATCGAGTTGACGAATATCTACTATGATCCTGCCATCCGAACGAAACACACCGACGTCGGAGGAGTAACGCATTTGGGGCTCGGCTACGCCGGGTGCGCGTTGCCATTAGTTTTGGACCACAACACGCCAAACAACTCAGTGGGTCTGCTGTGGGCTGAAACCGAGGGCGGAGAACGGGAAGGCGGCGCGACGGCGCCTCCGATGAGTCCGCTTTTCCGCCGCCGCCAGAGACACGTATAG
- a CDS encoding sucrose-6-phosphate hydrolase: MAKPYELEISRLEETFRWASTADIGGLERAVKLAGLSALAAIGSGGSLTAAQALVALHQFYTGKPGIVQTPLEAVDTVFEASVSQWLLSAGGTNVDINAAAKSLIEREHRQIAVLCGRANSPITAICERHPFVDLLVFPPPAGKDGFLATNSLLAFSTLLARAYVSVFGDPADWNEVSDLVAPLLDASSKPVLTWRGAADALWQRSTTIVLYGPATKVGATDIESKFTEAALGNIQLADYRNFAHGRHHWLAKREDQTSVLALVAEDDRELAKKTLRLIPKEVPVASLDIPGTGPAALLGSLLAALRVTGWAGQAREIDPGQPGVPEFGRKLYHLKLPKRERRGTAPRIEATAAAAIRRKTGESVHLLHEKNTLRFWQHAHADFVDRLEKKTFGAVVLDYDGTVVDTRERFEPARPEIAGELQRIADSDAILAIATGRGVSVRNDLRTVLPNKVWENVVVGYYNGAMIGSLADDSQPDGTDEVCPELKTLADALAESHELSGSARQTNRRYQITLEPIRFMAENRLWDIAHQVVLQVGCTDAIITRSSHSIDIVASGVSKKNVVRHLQDQVRGRDILTIGDRGKWPGNDYALLSTPMGLSVDEVSVDPSNCWNLAEPGQRGIAVTRMYLGALDSAEKGLRFRKGALL; this comes from the coding sequence GTGGCAAAGCCATACGAACTGGAAATATCGCGGCTAGAAGAGACTTTTCGATGGGCCAGTACGGCCGACATTGGTGGTCTTGAAAGGGCGGTCAAGCTTGCGGGTCTTTCGGCGCTGGCGGCGATAGGGTCTGGGGGGTCTCTGACGGCCGCGCAGGCGCTCGTAGCGCTGCATCAATTCTATACTGGGAAGCCTGGAATTGTTCAAACGCCGCTTGAGGCCGTCGATACCGTGTTCGAAGCCTCCGTCAGCCAATGGCTCTTGAGTGCCGGAGGTACCAATGTCGACATCAACGCTGCGGCGAAATCACTTATTGAGCGAGAGCATCGTCAAATCGCCGTTCTGTGCGGGCGCGCCAACAGCCCGATAACGGCTATCTGCGAGCGACACCCGTTCGTAGACCTCTTGGTTTTTCCTCCGCCGGCGGGAAAGGATGGATTTCTGGCCACCAACTCCCTGCTCGCCTTCTCAACACTTCTCGCGCGAGCCTACGTTTCGGTCTTCGGCGACCCCGCAGATTGGAATGAAGTTTCCGATCTCGTCGCACCCCTCCTTGATGCGTCGAGCAAACCAGTTCTGACTTGGCGCGGCGCAGCGGACGCCCTGTGGCAGCGATCAACGACGATCGTCCTCTATGGACCGGCCACGAAAGTCGGCGCCACAGACATTGAGTCAAAATTCACTGAGGCCGCGCTCGGAAACATTCAACTGGCGGACTACCGCAACTTTGCTCATGGACGGCACCACTGGCTCGCAAAGCGTGAGGATCAAACTTCAGTCTTGGCACTCGTCGCCGAAGACGACCGTGAGCTTGCCAAAAAAACGCTGAGACTCATCCCCAAGGAGGTGCCTGTCGCGAGCCTTGACATCCCGGGCACCGGTCCGGCGGCGCTGCTCGGATCACTCCTTGCTGCGCTACGCGTCACCGGGTGGGCGGGCCAGGCTCGTGAAATCGATCCTGGGCAGCCCGGAGTTCCGGAGTTCGGCCGCAAGCTGTATCACTTGAAGCTGCCAAAGAGAGAACGTCGAGGTACAGCGCCGCGGATCGAAGCAACCGCCGCTGCGGCAATCCGGCGAAAGACCGGCGAGAGTGTCCATCTCCTCCACGAGAAGAACACCTTACGCTTCTGGCAACACGCGCATGCCGATTTTGTGGACCGGCTGGAGAAGAAGACCTTCGGTGCAGTCGTGTTGGATTACGACGGAACGGTCGTTGATACGCGCGAGCGATTTGAACCCGCCCGACCCGAAATTGCTGGCGAGCTCCAAAGGATTGCTGACAGCGACGCCATATTGGCCATCGCCACCGGTCGGGGTGTATCGGTACGGAATGACCTCAGAACGGTGTTGCCCAATAAGGTTTGGGAGAACGTTGTGGTCGGTTACTACAACGGCGCCATGATTGGCTCGCTCGCGGATGATTCGCAGCCAGATGGAACCGATGAAGTTTGCCCAGAACTGAAGACCTTGGCAGATGCCCTTGCCGAAAGCCACGAACTTTCTGGCTCGGCAAGGCAGACCAATCGCCGCTACCAAATTACGCTGGAGCCGATCCGTTTCATGGCAGAAAACAGGCTATGGGATATTGCACATCAGGTCGTCCTTCAAGTCGGCTGTACTGACGCCATTATTACCCGGTCGAGCCACTCGATCGATATTGTTGCAAGCGGCGTTTCAAAAAAGAATGTGGTCCGTCATCTGCAGGATCAGGTGAGAGGCCGCGACATTCTCACGATCGGTGACCGCGGAAAATGGCCGGGCAACGACTATGCGCTCCTCAGTACCCCCATGGGGCTCAGCGTTGACGAAGTAAGCGTGGACCCGAGCAATTGCTGGAATCTGGCGGAACCCGGGCAACGTGGGATCGCCGTCACCCGCATGTATCTTGGCGCATTGGATTCCGCAGAGAAAGGTCTGCGGTTTCGAAAGGGGGCGCTGCTATGA
- a CDS encoding RHE_PE00001 family protein produces MVYEIGNLTHKILLGPLAAAEDALARLDERVARSEVGAGFAERADFFDSIASMWVAGELVHLEDLVLHDARMDIRAPSHELVIAHRIVRARRQVSRNDPGWAVSRSGIMALAGVAEESSIEAVSADREGEGVELDLVYHDALSPELAEIDQVLARTKWLVDCNEPAEPRKHEPELSVGELLIRDPDWDEGERIGEWLELAKKVERFPATLAAAVLWDAWEHLESLQRQHWLGLLLVSDFLRSRRKVRSHLLAYAVGLREIPRERRRARDRTTRLIASLDAMSAAAAAGMKDIDRLTLAKRQLERKALGKRSTSSLPVAIHLLLSRPIVSAHMIAKSAKISPRGALNLIGELGVREMTGRGRYRAWGII; encoded by the coding sequence ATGGTTTATGAAATCGGAAATCTGACCCATAAGATCCTTCTGGGGCCGTTGGCGGCCGCTGAGGATGCTCTTGCCCGGCTCGATGAGCGCGTCGCCCGGTCCGAGGTCGGTGCAGGCTTTGCCGAACGGGCGGACTTTTTCGATTCCATCGCTAGTATGTGGGTCGCCGGTGAGCTCGTCCATCTTGAGGACCTGGTTCTCCACGACGCACGGATGGACATTCGTGCGCCGAGCCACGAGCTCGTCATCGCGCACCGCATCGTGCGCGCGAGGCGCCAGGTCTCGCGGAACGATCCCGGCTGGGCAGTTTCGCGATCAGGGATCATGGCGCTGGCTGGCGTCGCGGAGGAGTCCTCCATCGAGGCCGTGTCGGCCGACAGGGAAGGGGAGGGGGTGGAGCTCGACTTGGTCTATCACGATGCACTGTCGCCCGAGCTGGCCGAGATCGACCAAGTCCTCGCTCGCACCAAATGGCTTGTTGATTGCAACGAGCCCGCCGAGCCGAGGAAGCATGAGCCCGAGCTCAGTGTCGGCGAGCTGCTCATTCGCGATCCGGATTGGGATGAAGGCGAGCGGATCGGCGAGTGGCTCGAGCTGGCCAAGAAGGTGGAACGGTTCCCGGCCACCTTGGCAGCGGCGGTTCTCTGGGATGCATGGGAACATCTCGAATCGCTGCAGCGCCAGCACTGGCTCGGACTGTTGCTTGTTTCGGATTTCCTGCGATCGCGCAGAAAGGTTCGTTCGCACCTGCTGGCCTATGCGGTTGGCCTGCGAGAAATTCCACGCGAGCGCCGCCGTGCTCGCGATCGAACGACGAGGCTGATAGCTTCTCTCGATGCAATGAGTGCCGCTGCGGCTGCGGGGATGAAGGACATCGATCGACTGACACTGGCAAAACGGCAGCTTGAGCGGAAGGCTCTGGGCAAGCGATCGACGAGCAGTCTTCCGGTTGCCATCCACCTGCTTCTGTCGCGCCCGATCGTCTCGGCGCACATGATTGCGAAGTCGGCGAAGATATCCCCTCGCGGCGCGTTGAATTTGATCGGAGAGCTGGGCGTGCGCGAGATGACGGGAAGGGGCCGGTATCGGGCGTGGGGAATTATTTGA
- a CDS encoding recombinase family protein: MAKTPRNHSSRRPQGRLIGYARVSTDEQATEAQEMELRAAGCDTIIQEHGSGASRTRPALARLVREIGAGDTLVVVRLDRLARSVSHLLDVIEDLTAKGAHFRSLSDPIDTTTPQGMFSLQVLGAVAQLERALNSERTKAGIKAAKAKGRLPGNPGLREGRPETLAKMTAAQKAAYGVRLQSSANQWLPIVRRMRPDHTWDDISRVLRQRGLDWTPERLRRAVKWMVSEGMADKSLLRKSPPRPAEDRLMTLVAGIHSSNPELTLREIANQLERLHERTPRGGTKWAPSSVKNLIDRAKRSGLLAAPEHAGEE, from the coding sequence ATGGCCAAAACACCACGGAATCACTCCTCCCGTCGGCCACAGGGCCGGCTTATCGGCTATGCGCGCGTCTCAACAGACGAGCAGGCTACGGAAGCGCAGGAGATGGAGCTGAGGGCGGCCGGATGCGACACAATCATCCAGGAGCATGGTTCCGGCGCCTCGCGTACCCGCCCTGCCCTCGCCCGGCTTGTTCGCGAGATCGGCGCCGGCGACACCCTCGTTGTGGTTCGGCTCGACCGCCTGGCACGCTCGGTAAGCCATCTGCTTGATGTCATCGAGGACCTGACGGCAAAAGGTGCGCATTTCCGGTCGCTCAGCGACCCGATCGACACCACGACGCCGCAAGGGATGTTTTCCCTTCAGGTTCTTGGCGCCGTAGCCCAGCTGGAGCGGGCTCTCAACTCCGAACGGACCAAGGCAGGCATCAAAGCCGCCAAGGCAAAAGGTCGGCTACCAGGCAATCCAGGGCTCCGGGAAGGTCGGCCGGAAACGCTCGCCAAGATGACGGCCGCTCAAAAGGCAGCCTATGGAGTGCGTCTACAGTCATCCGCCAATCAATGGCTTCCCATCGTGCGGCGCATGCGACCCGACCACACCTGGGACGACATCTCGCGCGTTCTCAGACAACGTGGTCTCGATTGGACACCAGAGCGTTTGCGGCGCGCGGTGAAATGGATGGTCAGCGAAGGAATGGCCGACAAGTCGCTTTTGAGGAAGTCGCCGCCTCGGCCAGCTGAGGATCGTCTGATGACCCTCGTGGCGGGTATCCATTCCTCCAATCCCGAGCTAACCTTGCGCGAAATCGCCAACCAACTCGAACGACTTCATGAGCGCACCCCCCGTGGCGGTACGAAATGGGCGCCATCGTCCGTCAAGAACCTCATCGATCGGGCAAAGCGCAGCGGCTTGCTAGCGGCGCCAGAACACGCAGGCGAGGAATGA
- the repC gene encoding plasmid replication protein RepC, producing MQTHTPTTPFGRRTMSLGMMANQAVAKTVPEGAQVHKWNVFHSIREAREPLGATDRSLSILNALLSFHPETELTGNGELIVWPSNEQLMARANGMPATTLRRHLAVLVDSGLIIRRDSPNGKRFARKGRGGQVEQAYGFDLSPIVARAEEFQELADTVRAEKKALRVAKERLTLLRRDVVKLIETGLEENVPGNWGRVHQTYQAIVGRLPRSAPRQLVEDICCDLHGLYMEIIEVLESFAKTQNPDANESHSGRHIQNSNPDSISESEYGSRNKEEVGGSAAETGNVRSLPKRELPLGIVLDACPNLSELTQGGDIRHWRDFLAAAELARPMLAISPSAWRDACEVMGDQHAAITLAAIYQRTDQINSAGGYLRSLTDKARDGKFSTWPMIMALLRAKLDADKSTRKADHQPPSGEGRLEVSEALLKSLKKPRS from the coding sequence ATGCAGACGCATACCCCAACGACGCCTTTTGGGCGGCGAACGATGTCGCTTGGCATGATGGCAAACCAGGCCGTAGCGAAAACGGTGCCGGAAGGCGCTCAGGTTCATAAGTGGAACGTGTTCCATTCGATCCGCGAAGCGCGCGAACCGCTTGGCGCCACGGACCGCTCGCTCTCCATTCTCAATGCGCTGCTGTCCTTCCATCCGGAAACAGAGCTCACCGGCAACGGCGAACTGATCGTCTGGCCATCCAACGAGCAACTCATGGCCCGTGCCAATGGGATGCCGGCGACGACGCTGCGACGCCATCTGGCCGTCCTGGTCGACAGTGGCCTGATCATTCGCCGCGATAGTCCGAACGGCAAGCGCTTCGCCCGTAAGGGCAGGGGAGGGCAGGTCGAACAGGCCTATGGTTTTGACCTGTCCCCGATCGTCGCCCGGGCTGAGGAATTCCAGGAGTTGGCAGACACGGTACGGGCCGAGAAGAAAGCGCTCCGGGTTGCCAAGGAGCGCCTAACGCTCCTTCGGCGCGATGTCGTCAAGCTCATCGAGACTGGCCTCGAGGAGAACGTTCCAGGCAATTGGGGCAGGGTCCATCAGACTTATCAGGCTATCGTCGGCCGCTTGCCGCGCTCAGCGCCACGGCAACTCGTCGAGGATATCTGCTGCGATCTCCACGGCCTCTACATGGAGATCATCGAGGTACTGGAATCATTTGCAAAAACACAGAATCCGGATGCCAATGAGTCCCATTCTGGTCGCCACATACAGAATTCAAACCCAGACTCCATATCTGAATCTGAATACGGCTCCCGAAATAAAGAAGAAGTGGGCGGCAGCGCTGCAGAAACCGGCAACGTGCGGAGCTTGCCGAAGCGGGAATTGCCTTTGGGGATCGTGCTGGATGCCTGTCCCAACCTGAGCGAATTGACGCAAGGCGGCGATATCCGACACTGGCGGGATTTCCTGGCTGCGGCGGAACTTGCGCGGCCGATGCTGGCGATCAGCCCGAGCGCATGGCGAGACGCCTGCGAGGTCATGGGCGATCAGCACGCGGCGATCACGCTTGCCGCGATCTACCAGCGAACAGACCAGATCAACAGCGCTGGCGGCTATCTGCGCAGCCTCACCGACAAAGCACGGGACGGCAAATTCTCCACCTGGCCCATGATCATGGCGCTGCTGCGCGCCAAACTGGACGCCGATAAATCGACGAGGAAGGCTGACCACCAACCACCAAGCGGGGAAGGACGGCTCGAGGTCTCGGAAGCCCTTCTGAAGTCGCTCAAAAAGCCCAGATCCTGA
- the repB gene encoding plasmid partitioning protein RepB: MARKNPFANIMDSGDVPVERPVARDYTFKGASRSLISSIDEMAAQAGKLLEGETIIEVDPDLVDQSFANDRLNVDQEDYEADYAQVLESIRSSGQNSPALLRPHPERPGRYMLVFGRLRWRAATELGLKLRAVIKEISERDHVIAQGQENNARANTSFIEKALFAADIVQRRFDEDNATALAAIGVDRPTLSKMLSVASIPKDLLEVIGRAKAVGRDRWYELKLLLDKPANVDTARALASSSDFRRLPSEARFDAIVVKLKASKPRRRAALASSKRTWAPSDGRVAAEMLTTGRKFTIAIKAKGADATAFGDYLSENLSELYEAFRREK; the protein is encoded by the coding sequence ATGGCGCGGAAAAATCCCTTCGCCAACATTATGGACAGCGGCGACGTTCCCGTCGAGCGCCCGGTCGCGAGGGACTATACCTTCAAGGGTGCATCGCGCTCGCTCATAAGCTCGATCGACGAAATGGCGGCTCAGGCAGGCAAGCTGCTCGAGGGCGAGACGATAATCGAGGTTGACCCCGATTTGGTCGACCAATCCTTTGCTAACGACAGGCTCAACGTCGACCAGGAAGACTATGAGGCCGACTACGCCCAGGTCCTGGAGTCGATCCGCAGTTCCGGCCAGAACTCCCCTGCCCTCCTTCGCCCGCATCCCGAACGGCCCGGCCGCTACATGCTGGTCTTCGGTCGCCTCCGCTGGCGCGCGGCAACCGAGCTTGGTCTCAAGCTACGCGCTGTCATCAAGGAGATATCCGAGCGCGATCATGTGATCGCCCAAGGACAGGAAAACAATGCGCGAGCGAACACATCCTTCATCGAGAAAGCGTTGTTTGCCGCCGACATCGTTCAACGAAGATTCGACGAGGACAACGCGACCGCCCTCGCCGCGATCGGTGTCGATCGACCGACGCTTTCGAAAATGCTCTCTGTTGCGTCGATACCAAAGGACCTGCTCGAAGTGATCGGCCGCGCCAAGGCCGTCGGTCGCGATCGCTGGTATGAGCTCAAGCTGCTTCTCGACAAACCGGCCAATGTCGACACTGCCCGGGCCTTGGCGTCAAGTTCCGATTTTCGGAGGTTGCCAAGCGAAGCGCGGTTCGATGCGATCGTCGTGAAACTGAAAGCCTCTAAGCCGCGCCGTCGTGCCGCACTGGCGTCATCCAAACGCACGTGGGCGCCATCGGATGGTCGTGTCGCTGCGGAGATGCTGACCACCGGCAGGAAATTCACCATCGCTATTAAGGCGAAGGGGGCCGACGCAACAGCGTTCGGCGACTACCTCTCGGAAAATCTCAGCGAGTTGTATGAGGCTTTCCGTCGGGAGAAATGA
- the repA gene encoding plasmid partitioning protein RepA, producing MAFLPEFEFDDKILAQGAEISRKLDQLRVEKFPSEGQKTLRRFSMAEAAHYLGVSPNNLKRLHLEKKGPDPLVVAGGRRFYSAEQMTELRHYLDKNGRSDSKKYVPYRKPDEKLQVIAVVNFKGGSGKTTTAAHLAQHLALTGHRVLTVDLDPQASLSALHGFQPELDKNPSLYDSIRYDNPVPVEEVIRQTNFPLLDIIPANLELQEYEYETPLAMQSSSQEGKRFFTRIARALDSVSERYDIVVIDCPPQLGYLTLSALSAATSVLITVHPQMLDLMSMSQFLLMLGNILKSIKNAGAEVRLDWLRYLITRYEPTDVPQAQMVGFMQSMLAEEILKSPMLKSTAISDAGLTKQTLYEVERSNFNRDTYDRAIDSMDAVNFEIQGLIHQAWGRL from the coding sequence ATGGCATTTCTCCCAGAATTTGAGTTTGACGATAAAATTCTCGCCCAAGGGGCCGAGATCTCGCGCAAGCTCGATCAACTTCGGGTCGAAAAGTTTCCCTCCGAGGGGCAAAAGACACTTCGGCGGTTCTCGATGGCTGAAGCCGCCCACTATTTAGGTGTCAGTCCGAATAATCTAAAACGACTTCATCTTGAAAAGAAGGGGCCTGATCCTTTGGTCGTGGCCGGCGGCCGGCGCTTCTATTCGGCCGAGCAGATGACCGAACTTCGGCACTATCTCGATAAGAACGGACGCTCGGACTCAAAAAAGTACGTGCCCTACCGCAAGCCTGACGAAAAGCTCCAGGTCATCGCGGTCGTCAATTTCAAAGGCGGATCAGGAAAGACCACCACTGCGGCGCACCTCGCGCAACACCTTGCCCTTACCGGTCATAGAGTATTGACGGTGGATCTTGATCCGCAGGCGTCGCTTTCAGCCCTCCATGGTTTCCAGCCGGAGCTCGATAAGAACCCCTCGCTCTACGATTCGATCCGATACGATAATCCCGTCCCGGTCGAAGAGGTGATCCGCCAGACGAACTTTCCGTTGCTCGACATCATTCCAGCGAACCTCGAGCTCCAAGAATACGAGTATGAGACGCCTCTTGCAATGCAGTCGTCGTCTCAAGAGGGTAAGCGTTTCTTCACAAGGATCGCCCGCGCGTTGGACTCAGTCAGTGAACGCTATGACATCGTCGTCATCGATTGCCCGCCCCAGCTCGGATATCTCACGCTTTCCGCCCTCTCGGCCGCGACGTCGGTTCTGATCACCGTGCATCCACAAATGTTGGACCTGATGTCCATGAGCCAGTTTCTGCTGATGCTTGGCAATATCTTGAAATCGATAAAGAATGCTGGCGCCGAAGTGCGGCTCGACTGGTTACGTTATCTCATCACCCGATACGAGCCAACGGACGTCCCTCAGGCGCAGATGGTCGGATTTATGCAGTCAATGCTCGCCGAGGAAATCCTGAAGAGTCCTATGCTCAAGTCCACGGCGATCTCGGATGCTGGCCTCACCAAGCAGACGCTCTATGAGGTCGAGCGGTCGAACTTCAATCGAGACACATATGATCGAGCGATTGACAGCATGGATGCCGTGAATTTTGAGATTCAGGGGCTGATCCACCAGGCATGGGGGCGATTGTGA
- a CDS encoding autoinducer binding domain-containing protein, giving the protein MRNQTLDHLRDSLEAASDMTGVKSSLKDLAADLGFEWFAYLSVCGTEVETFSTYPRAWQRNYLANGYAGIDPVVQLARTATGCYAWSEGKLDDDLSREGRCFFGEARAFGITSGVSVPIRAGFGRSVLFTLASSGRPDNCLEDCPLAAEAIGLHVDVYVRRWMLEPAVAQGVRLTQRERVCLAWTAKGKRMSEVAQIIGTTTRTVEYHLQNAREKLGAVNLTHAVALAVRQKLV; this is encoded by the coding sequence TTGCGGAATCAGACACTTGATCACCTTCGAGATTCGCTGGAAGCAGCAAGCGATATGACCGGAGTGAAATCGTCGCTGAAGGATTTGGCGGCCGATCTCGGCTTTGAGTGGTTTGCCTATCTTTCGGTCTGCGGCACAGAAGTTGAGACGTTCTCAACGTATCCGCGTGCGTGGCAGCGCAATTATCTGGCGAATGGTTATGCCGGCATCGATCCGGTGGTGCAATTGGCCCGGACAGCAACGGGCTGTTATGCGTGGTCCGAGGGCAAGCTGGACGACGACTTGTCTAGAGAGGGGCGCTGCTTCTTCGGAGAGGCGCGTGCGTTCGGTATTACTTCGGGCGTTTCGGTTCCGATACGAGCCGGTTTCGGGCGGAGTGTCCTGTTTACGCTTGCATCGTCTGGTCGTCCGGATAACTGCCTCGAAGACTGTCCTCTAGCCGCTGAAGCGATTGGCTTGCATGTCGATGTTTATGTGCGCCGATGGATGCTTGAGCCGGCGGTCGCGCAAGGGGTCCGGCTGACCCAGCGCGAGCGGGTGTGTTTGGCGTGGACGGCCAAAGGCAAGCGCATGTCGGAAGTTGCGCAGATCATTGGTACGACCACGCGGACTGTCGAATACCATCTTCAAAACGCGCGAGAAAAACTGGGCGCGGTCAATCTCACCCATGCGGTTGCGCTCGCTGTGCGCCAAAAGCTGGTTTGA
- a CDS encoding acyl-homoserine-lactone synthase yields the protein MQAFAIRGTTSDTNERALLTQMHVLRTRVFKDRLGWDVKVRNGQEFDEYDALNPIYLVLCDGRSQVIGCARLLPSTGPTMLAGTFRFLLGDSPVPKSRTIVESSRFCVETSSSTATSASGLREATLALLAGVIELARSNGFDQIVTVTDTRFERVLKRAAWPLERLSPPHPVGNTIAVAGTLMADLASFNRVKPDSYRGLLPSAKEIAA from the coding sequence ATGCAGGCATTCGCCATACGAGGGACAACAAGTGACACGAACGAACGGGCACTTCTCACGCAGATGCACGTCCTTCGAACCCGGGTGTTCAAAGACCGGCTCGGCTGGGATGTCAAAGTCCGCAATGGGCAGGAGTTCGATGAGTACGACGCGCTGAACCCGATTTATCTTGTGCTTTGTGATGGTCGTTCTCAGGTGATCGGCTGCGCCCGCTTACTGCCCTCAACGGGTCCCACCATGTTGGCAGGCACGTTTCGGTTTCTGCTCGGCGATAGCCCCGTGCCGAAATCCCGCACGATCGTCGAGAGCTCCCGGTTCTGCGTCGAAACGAGTTCATCAACAGCTACGTCCGCGTCGGGACTACGTGAGGCAACATTGGCCCTTTTAGCGGGAGTCATCGAATTAGCGCGAAGCAATGGCTTCGACCAGATCGTCACCGTTACGGACACGCGCTTTGAGCGCGTCCTCAAGAGGGCTGCTTGGCCGCTCGAGCGGCTCAGCCCGCCGCACCCGGTCGGCAACACGATAGCGGTCGCTGGCACACTCATGGCCGACCTTGCCAGCTTCAATCGTGTGAAGCCCGACAGTTATCGTGGCCTTCTGCCCTCCGCCAAGGAAATCGCCGCCTAG